The following are encoded together in the Oncorhynchus gorbuscha isolate QuinsamMale2020 ecotype Even-year linkage group LG03, OgorEven_v1.0, whole genome shotgun sequence genome:
- the LOC124031717 gene encoding protein kinase C-binding protein 1-like isoform X2 codes for MHPQSLAEEEVKTESEGVEGMDASVRSKVSDPGSAERALVAQKRKVSSPTHSSNGHSPSDTSPSPLKKKKKPGAIHSNNKDQSELRHGPFYYVKQPSLTTDPVDVVPQDGRNDFYCWLCHREGQVLCCELCPRVYHAKCLKLPAEPEGDWFCPECEKITVAECIETQSKAMTMLTIDQLSYLLKFALQKMKQPGTEPFWKPVSLEQHPDYAEYIFHAMDLATLEKNMKKKMYGCTEAFLADMKWILHNCIIYNGGNHKLTATAKVVVKICEHEMNEIEVCPECYLSSCQKRDNWFCEPCGHTHPLVWAKLKGFPFWPAKALREKDGQVDARFFGQHDRAWVPINNCYLMSKEIPFSVKKTKSIFNSAMQEMEVYVENIRKKFGVFNYAPFRTPFTPNNQLQMLLDPANPGAGAVKMEKPDKMRFNFDMTASPKMLLGKSSLSSGMGRRISLTDMPRSPMSTNSSVHTGSDVEQDGMERGPRNPPFHYSAGEESMDYTASPASVKMGHAGSLTGSPKPFSPGLVPKQERAPGTGSILNLNLDRVKAEMDLKELSEAVQQQQQQQQQQQGSSLLTTTPKRPIRSLDKTIESCKAQLGIDGISEDVYKGVEHSDSEDSEKSDSSDSEYLSDEEHRQKSAAHDDKDKAERESRKRPKASTQGEDKEAVTEARDKKNSEALLKDRQGINGPERDSQEKPRTPQTQPPTDMPKAPEEGRAGAPRTLAGPDQDSDSERELVIDLGDEQGGRDRKARREPGGGVAKATKEPLGTKLEGKFSASVAPSPASATLSNLKDPSQPLINPPLNLSSSTGSGQPNTALSTTPSPAPTSAPTLSSAAVALAVKKQRPLLPKETAQAVQRTVVWNPANKFQTSSQKWHMQKVQRQQQQEEQPSTPTQTQPPVPVQAPTQTQAQTRSPQQLQSQQLPGSSSMRYQTRQAAKAVQQKDGPQTSTSSVTLVTSGPSSSSSYLAGDFQIPTASADVAADIAKYTNKMMETIKGTMTEIYNDLSKSTSGNTIAEIRRLRIEIEKLQWLHQQELSEMKHNLELTMAEMRQSLEQERERLVAEVKKQMEVEKQQAVDDTKKKQWCANCRKEAIFYCCWNTSYCDYPCQQAHWPEHMKSCTQSATASQQEPEAESTSDPSAKPPGHSSSAQAPSGTGSAATDKGPSPTCCVDKSKDSASATVP; via the exons ATGCATCCACAGAG TCTGGCTGAGGAGGAGGTAAAGACAGAGTCCgagggggtagaggggatggATGCGTCCGTGCGATCCAAAG TGTCTGACCCTGGGTCAGCAGAGCGGGCGCTGGTGGCTCAGAAGAGGAAGGTGTCCAGCCCCACCCACTCCTCCAATGGCCACTCCCCCTCAGACACCTCCCCCAGCCccctgaagaagaagaagaaacctgGAGCCATCCATAGCAACAACAaagaccag TCAGAGCTAAGACATGGTCCCTTTTACTATGTGAAGCAGCCATCACTCACCACAGACCCTGTTGATGTTGTACCGCAGGACGGCAGGAATGACTTCTACTGCTGGCTGTGCCACCGCGAGGGCCAGGTGCTCTGCTGTGAGCTCTGCCCGAGGGTGTACCATGCCAAGTGCCTCAAACTGCCAGCAGAGCCCGAGGGCGACTGGTTCTGTCCAGAGTGTGAG AAAATCACAGTAGCAGAGTGCATAGAGACACAGAGCAAAGCCATGACCATGCTAACGATAGATCAGCTCTCATACCTGCTGAAGTTTGCCCTCCAGAAGATGAAACAGCCAGGG ACTGAGCCCTTCTGGAAGCCTGTGTCTCTGGAGCAGCACCCTGACTATGCCGAGTACATATTCCATGCTATGGACCTCGCAACACTGGAGAAG AATATGAAAAAGAAAATGTATGGCTGCACGGAAGCCTTCTTGGCTGACATGAAATGGATATTGCACAACTGCATCATCTACAATGGTG GTAATCACAAACTAACAGCAACAGCAAAGGTCGTTGTGAAGATCTGTGAACATGAA ATGAACGAAATCGAGGTCTGTCCAGAGTGCTACCTGTCCTCGTGCCAAAAGCGGGACAACTGGTTTTGCGAGCCATGT GGTCATACCCACCCCCTGGTGTGGGCCAAGCTGAAGGGCTTCCCCTTCTGGCCAGCCAAAGCACTGCGGGAGAAAGACGGACAGGTGGACGCACGCTTCTTCGGTCAGCATGACAG GGCGTGGGTTCCCATCAACAACTGCTACCTCATGTCCAAGGAGATTCCCTTCTCTGTGAAGAAGACCAAGAGCATCTTCAACAGCGCCATGCAGGAGATGGAGGTCTACGTGGAGAACATCCGCAAGAAGTTTGGTGTGTTTAACTACGCCCCCTTCCGCACCCCCTTCACGCCCAACAACCAGCTCCAGATGCTGCTGGATCCAGCCAACCCCGGGGCAGGGGCCGTGAAGATGGAGAAACCCGACAAGATGCGCTTCAACTTCGACATGACCGCGTCTCCCAAGATGCTCCTGGGCAAGAGCTCTCTGTCGAGCGGGATGGGGCGGAGGATCTCTCTGACAGACATGCCTCGCTCTCCCATGAGCACCAACTCCTCTGTACACACGGGGTCTGACGTGGAGcaggatgggatggagagagggccCAGGAACCCCCCATTCCACTACAGTGCTGGGGAGGAGTCTATGGACTACACCG CGTCCCCTGCGTCAGTGAAGATGGGCCATGCAGGCAGCTTGACGGGCAGCCCCAAGCCATTCTCCCCTGGTCTGGTGCCCAAGCAGGAGAGGGCCCCGGGCACAGGCAGCATCCTCAACCTCAACCTGG ATCGTGTGAAGGCTGAGATGGACCTGAAGGAGCTCAGTGAGGCagtacagcagcagcagcaacaacaacaacaacaacaggggtCATCACTCCTCACCACCACCCCCAAGAGACCAATCAGGAGCCTGGACAAGACCATCGAGAGCTGCAAGGCCCAACTAG GCATTGATGGGATCTCTGAGGACGTGTATAAGGGTGTGGAACACAGTGACTCAGAGGATTCCGAAAAGTCTGACTCCAGCGACAGCGAGTACCTTAGCGATGAGGAGCACAGACAGAAGAGCGCCGCCCATGACGACAAGGACAAAGCAGAGAGGGAGTCAAGGAAGAGGCCCAAGGCGAGCACACAGGGAGAGGACAAGGAGGCAGTCACAGAGGCCAGGGATAAAAAAAACTCTGAAGCCCTGCTCAAAGACAGACAGGGCATCAATGGCCCAGAGAGAGACTCCCAGGAGAAGCCCAGGACGCCCCAGACTCAGCCCCCCACAGACATGCCCAAGGCCccagaggaggggagggcaggcgCACCCCGGACCCTTGCTGGCCCAGACCAGGACTCAGACTCAGAGAGGGAGCTGGTTATTGACCTGGGGGATGAGCAGGGGGGTCGCGACCGTAAGGCCAGGAGGGAGCCAGGGGGTGGAGTCGCCAAGGCCACGAAGGAGCCCCTTGGCACCAAGCTGGAAG GCAAATTCTCTGCCTCGGTGGCACCCTCTCCAGCCTCTGCCACTTTGTCCAACCTCAAAGACCCCAGTCAGCCACTCATCAACCCTCCACTCAACCTGTCCTCCAGCACAGGCTCTGGTCAGCCCAACACGGCCCTCAGCACCACCCCCTCTCCAGCCCCCACCTCcgcccccaccctctcctccgCCGCGGTCGCCTTGGCAGTGAAGAAACAGCGCCCTCTGCTGCCCAAAGAGACGGCTCAGGCAGTGCAGCGTACGGTGGTGTGGAACCCGGCCAACAAGTTCCAGACGTCGTCCCAGAAGTGGCACATGCAGAAGgtgcagcggcagcagcagcaggaggagcagcCGTCTACGCCAACACAAACACAGCCTCCTGTTCCGGTCCAGGCGCCGACGCAGACCCAGGCACAGACACGCAGCCCACAGCAGCTCCAGTCACAGCAGTTGCCGGGATCTTCCAGTATGCGCTACCAGACCAGACAAGCAGCAAAAG CCGTGCAACAGAAAGATGGTCCCCAGACCTCCACCTCATCAGTCACCTTGGTCACCTctggtccctcctcctcctcctcttacctgGCAGGAGACTTTCAGATCCCCACAGCCTCAGCAGATGTGGCAGCTGACATAGCAAAGTACACCAACAAA ATGATGGAAACGATTAAAGGAACAATGACAGAAATCTACAACGACCTTTCCAAAAGCACTTCAGGAAACACAATCGCAGAG ATCCGGCGGCTGAGGATAGAGATTGAGAAACTTCAGTGGCTACATCAGCAAGAGCTTTCAGAGATGAAGCACAATCTTG AACTGACTATGGCGGAGATGAGGCAGAGtctggagcaggagagggagcGTCTGGTGGCGGAGGTGAAGAAGCAGATGGAGGTGGAGAAACAACAGGCGGTGGATGACACCAAGAAAAAGCAGTGGTGTGCCAACTGCAGGAAGGAGGCCATATTCTATTGCTGCTGGAACACCAGCTACTGTGACTACCCCTGCCAGCAAGCCCACTGGCCAGAACACATGAAGTCCTGCACACAGTCAG CAACAGCTTCTCAGCAGGAACCAGAGGCGGAGTCTACTTCTGACCCTTCAGCCAAACCACCAGGTCACTCCTCCAGTGCCCAGGCCCCTTCTGGTACAGGATCTGCTGCCACAGACAAAGGCCCCTCTCCTACCTGCTGTGTAGACAAGAGCAAGGACAGTGCCAGTGCTACTGTGCCCTAA
- the LOC124031717 gene encoding protein kinase C-binding protein 1-like isoform X1, translating to MIIDTHRMSSVMIMKAVVLRSNLAEEEVKTESEGVEGMDASVRSKVSDPGSAERALVAQKRKVSSPTHSSNGHSPSDTSPSPLKKKKKPGAIHSNNKDQSELRHGPFYYVKQPSLTTDPVDVVPQDGRNDFYCWLCHREGQVLCCELCPRVYHAKCLKLPAEPEGDWFCPECEKITVAECIETQSKAMTMLTIDQLSYLLKFALQKMKQPGTEPFWKPVSLEQHPDYAEYIFHAMDLATLEKNMKKKMYGCTEAFLADMKWILHNCIIYNGGNHKLTATAKVVVKICEHEMNEIEVCPECYLSSCQKRDNWFCEPCGHTHPLVWAKLKGFPFWPAKALREKDGQVDARFFGQHDRAWVPINNCYLMSKEIPFSVKKTKSIFNSAMQEMEVYVENIRKKFGVFNYAPFRTPFTPNNQLQMLLDPANPGAGAVKMEKPDKMRFNFDMTASPKMLLGKSSLSSGMGRRISLTDMPRSPMSTNSSVHTGSDVEQDGMERGPRNPPFHYSAGEESMDYTASPASVKMGHAGSLTGSPKPFSPGLVPKQERAPGTGSILNLNLDRVKAEMDLKELSEAVQQQQQQQQQQQGSSLLTTTPKRPIRSLDKTIESCKAQLGIDGISEDVYKGVEHSDSEDSEKSDSSDSEYLSDEEHRQKSAAHDDKDKAERESRKRPKASTQGEDKEAVTEARDKKNSEALLKDRQGINGPERDSQEKPRTPQTQPPTDMPKAPEEGRAGAPRTLAGPDQDSDSERELVIDLGDEQGGRDRKARREPGGGVAKATKEPLGTKLEGKFSASVAPSPASATLSNLKDPSQPLINPPLNLSSSTGSGQPNTALSTTPSPAPTSAPTLSSAAVALAVKKQRPLLPKETAQAVQRTVVWNPANKFQTSSQKWHMQKVQRQQQQEEQPSTPTQTQPPVPVQAPTQTQAQTRSPQQLQSQQLPGSSSMRYQTRQAAKAVQQKDGPQTSTSSVTLVTSGPSSSSSYLAGDFQIPTASADVAADIAKYTNKMMETIKGTMTEIYNDLSKSTSGNTIAEIRRLRIEIEKLQWLHQQELSEMKHNLELTMAEMRQSLEQERERLVAEVKKQMEVEKQQAVDDTKKKQWCANCRKEAIFYCCWNTSYCDYPCQQAHWPEHMKSCTQSATASQQEPEAESTSDPSAKPPGHSSSAQAPSGTGSAATDKGPSPTCCVDKSKDSASATVP from the exons ATGATTATAGACACTCATAGGATGTCTTCTGTGATGATCATGAAGGCCGTGGTTCTGAGGTCCAA TCTGGCTGAGGAGGAGGTAAAGACAGAGTCCgagggggtagaggggatggATGCGTCCGTGCGATCCAAAG TGTCTGACCCTGGGTCAGCAGAGCGGGCGCTGGTGGCTCAGAAGAGGAAGGTGTCCAGCCCCACCCACTCCTCCAATGGCCACTCCCCCTCAGACACCTCCCCCAGCCccctgaagaagaagaagaaacctgGAGCCATCCATAGCAACAACAaagaccag TCAGAGCTAAGACATGGTCCCTTTTACTATGTGAAGCAGCCATCACTCACCACAGACCCTGTTGATGTTGTACCGCAGGACGGCAGGAATGACTTCTACTGCTGGCTGTGCCACCGCGAGGGCCAGGTGCTCTGCTGTGAGCTCTGCCCGAGGGTGTACCATGCCAAGTGCCTCAAACTGCCAGCAGAGCCCGAGGGCGACTGGTTCTGTCCAGAGTGTGAG AAAATCACAGTAGCAGAGTGCATAGAGACACAGAGCAAAGCCATGACCATGCTAACGATAGATCAGCTCTCATACCTGCTGAAGTTTGCCCTCCAGAAGATGAAACAGCCAGGG ACTGAGCCCTTCTGGAAGCCTGTGTCTCTGGAGCAGCACCCTGACTATGCCGAGTACATATTCCATGCTATGGACCTCGCAACACTGGAGAAG AATATGAAAAAGAAAATGTATGGCTGCACGGAAGCCTTCTTGGCTGACATGAAATGGATATTGCACAACTGCATCATCTACAATGGTG GTAATCACAAACTAACAGCAACAGCAAAGGTCGTTGTGAAGATCTGTGAACATGAA ATGAACGAAATCGAGGTCTGTCCAGAGTGCTACCTGTCCTCGTGCCAAAAGCGGGACAACTGGTTTTGCGAGCCATGT GGTCATACCCACCCCCTGGTGTGGGCCAAGCTGAAGGGCTTCCCCTTCTGGCCAGCCAAAGCACTGCGGGAGAAAGACGGACAGGTGGACGCACGCTTCTTCGGTCAGCATGACAG GGCGTGGGTTCCCATCAACAACTGCTACCTCATGTCCAAGGAGATTCCCTTCTCTGTGAAGAAGACCAAGAGCATCTTCAACAGCGCCATGCAGGAGATGGAGGTCTACGTGGAGAACATCCGCAAGAAGTTTGGTGTGTTTAACTACGCCCCCTTCCGCACCCCCTTCACGCCCAACAACCAGCTCCAGATGCTGCTGGATCCAGCCAACCCCGGGGCAGGGGCCGTGAAGATGGAGAAACCCGACAAGATGCGCTTCAACTTCGACATGACCGCGTCTCCCAAGATGCTCCTGGGCAAGAGCTCTCTGTCGAGCGGGATGGGGCGGAGGATCTCTCTGACAGACATGCCTCGCTCTCCCATGAGCACCAACTCCTCTGTACACACGGGGTCTGACGTGGAGcaggatgggatggagagagggccCAGGAACCCCCCATTCCACTACAGTGCTGGGGAGGAGTCTATGGACTACACCG CGTCCCCTGCGTCAGTGAAGATGGGCCATGCAGGCAGCTTGACGGGCAGCCCCAAGCCATTCTCCCCTGGTCTGGTGCCCAAGCAGGAGAGGGCCCCGGGCACAGGCAGCATCCTCAACCTCAACCTGG ATCGTGTGAAGGCTGAGATGGACCTGAAGGAGCTCAGTGAGGCagtacagcagcagcagcaacaacaacaacaacaacaggggtCATCACTCCTCACCACCACCCCCAAGAGACCAATCAGGAGCCTGGACAAGACCATCGAGAGCTGCAAGGCCCAACTAG GCATTGATGGGATCTCTGAGGACGTGTATAAGGGTGTGGAACACAGTGACTCAGAGGATTCCGAAAAGTCTGACTCCAGCGACAGCGAGTACCTTAGCGATGAGGAGCACAGACAGAAGAGCGCCGCCCATGACGACAAGGACAAAGCAGAGAGGGAGTCAAGGAAGAGGCCCAAGGCGAGCACACAGGGAGAGGACAAGGAGGCAGTCACAGAGGCCAGGGATAAAAAAAACTCTGAAGCCCTGCTCAAAGACAGACAGGGCATCAATGGCCCAGAGAGAGACTCCCAGGAGAAGCCCAGGACGCCCCAGACTCAGCCCCCCACAGACATGCCCAAGGCCccagaggaggggagggcaggcgCACCCCGGACCCTTGCTGGCCCAGACCAGGACTCAGACTCAGAGAGGGAGCTGGTTATTGACCTGGGGGATGAGCAGGGGGGTCGCGACCGTAAGGCCAGGAGGGAGCCAGGGGGTGGAGTCGCCAAGGCCACGAAGGAGCCCCTTGGCACCAAGCTGGAAG GCAAATTCTCTGCCTCGGTGGCACCCTCTCCAGCCTCTGCCACTTTGTCCAACCTCAAAGACCCCAGTCAGCCACTCATCAACCCTCCACTCAACCTGTCCTCCAGCACAGGCTCTGGTCAGCCCAACACGGCCCTCAGCACCACCCCCTCTCCAGCCCCCACCTCcgcccccaccctctcctccgCCGCGGTCGCCTTGGCAGTGAAGAAACAGCGCCCTCTGCTGCCCAAAGAGACGGCTCAGGCAGTGCAGCGTACGGTGGTGTGGAACCCGGCCAACAAGTTCCAGACGTCGTCCCAGAAGTGGCACATGCAGAAGgtgcagcggcagcagcagcaggaggagcagcCGTCTACGCCAACACAAACACAGCCTCCTGTTCCGGTCCAGGCGCCGACGCAGACCCAGGCACAGACACGCAGCCCACAGCAGCTCCAGTCACAGCAGTTGCCGGGATCTTCCAGTATGCGCTACCAGACCAGACAAGCAGCAAAAG CCGTGCAACAGAAAGATGGTCCCCAGACCTCCACCTCATCAGTCACCTTGGTCACCTctggtccctcctcctcctcctcttacctgGCAGGAGACTTTCAGATCCCCACAGCCTCAGCAGATGTGGCAGCTGACATAGCAAAGTACACCAACAAA ATGATGGAAACGATTAAAGGAACAATGACAGAAATCTACAACGACCTTTCCAAAAGCACTTCAGGAAACACAATCGCAGAG ATCCGGCGGCTGAGGATAGAGATTGAGAAACTTCAGTGGCTACATCAGCAAGAGCTTTCAGAGATGAAGCACAATCTTG AACTGACTATGGCGGAGATGAGGCAGAGtctggagcaggagagggagcGTCTGGTGGCGGAGGTGAAGAAGCAGATGGAGGTGGAGAAACAACAGGCGGTGGATGACACCAAGAAAAAGCAGTGGTGTGCCAACTGCAGGAAGGAGGCCATATTCTATTGCTGCTGGAACACCAGCTACTGTGACTACCCCTGCCAGCAAGCCCACTGGCCAGAACACATGAAGTCCTGCACACAGTCAG CAACAGCTTCTCAGCAGGAACCAGAGGCGGAGTCTACTTCTGACCCTTCAGCCAAACCACCAGGTCACTCCTCCAGTGCCCAGGCCCCTTCTGGTACAGGATCTGCTGCCACAGACAAAGGCCCCTCTCCTACCTGCTGTGTAGACAAGAGCAAGGACAGTGCCAGTGCTACTGTGCCCTAA
- the LOC124031717 gene encoding protein kinase C-binding protein 1-like isoform X5: MHPQSLAEEEVKTESEGVEGMDASVRSKVSDPGSAERALVAQKRKVSSPTHSSNGHSPSDTSPSPLKKKKKPGAIHSNNKDQDGRNDFYCWLCHREGQVLCCELCPRVYHAKCLKLPAEPEGDWFCPECEKITVAECIETQSKAMTMLTIDQLSYLLKFALQKMKQPGTEPFWKPVSLEQHPDYAEYIFHAMDLATLEKNMKKKMYGCTEAFLADMKWILHNCIIYNGGNHKLTATAKVVVKICEHEMNEIEVCPECYLSSCQKRDNWFCEPCGHTHPLVWAKLKGFPFWPAKALREKDGQVDARFFGQHDRAWVPINNCYLMSKEIPFSVKKTKSIFNSAMQEMEVYVENIRKKFGVFNYAPFRTPFTPNNQLQMLLDPANPGAGAVKMEKPDKMRFNFDMTASPKMLLGKSSLSSGMGRRISLTDMPRSPMSTNSSVHTGSDVEQDGMERGPRNPPFHYSAGEESMDYTASPASVKMGHAGSLTGSPKPFSPGLVPKQERAPGTGSILNLNLDRVKAEMDLKELSEAVQQQQQQQQQQQGSSLLTTTPKRPIRSLDKTIESCKAQLGIDGISEDVYKGVEHSDSEDSEKSDSSDSEYLSDEEHRQKSAAHDDKDKAERESRKRPKASTQGEDKEAVTEARDKKNSEALLKDRQGINGPERDSQEKPRTPQTQPPTDMPKAPEEGRAGAPRTLAGPDQDSDSERELVIDLGDEQGGRDRKARREPGGGVAKATKEPLGTKLEGKFSASVAPSPASATLSNLKDPSQPLINPPLNLSSSTGSGQPNTALSTTPSPAPTSAPTLSSAAVALAVKKQRPLLPKETAQAVQRTVVWNPANKFQTSSQKWHMQKVQRQQQQEEQPSTPTQTQPPVPVQAPTQTQAQTRSPQQLQSQQLPGSSSMRYQTRQAAKAVQQKDGPQTSTSSVTLVTSGPSSSSSYLAGDFQIPTASADVAADIAKYTNKMMETIKGTMTEIYNDLSKSTSGNTIAEIRRLRIEIEKLQWLHQQELSEMKHNLELTMAEMRQSLEQERERLVAEVKKQMEVEKQQAVDDTKKKQWCANCRKEAIFYCCWNTSYCDYPCQQAHWPEHMKSCTQSATASQQEPEAESTSDPSAKPPGHSSSAQAPSGTGSAATDKGPSPTCCVDKSKDSASATVP; encoded by the exons ATGCATCCACAGAG TCTGGCTGAGGAGGAGGTAAAGACAGAGTCCgagggggtagaggggatggATGCGTCCGTGCGATCCAAAG TGTCTGACCCTGGGTCAGCAGAGCGGGCGCTGGTGGCTCAGAAGAGGAAGGTGTCCAGCCCCACCCACTCCTCCAATGGCCACTCCCCCTCAGACACCTCCCCCAGCCccctgaagaagaagaagaaacctgGAGCCATCCATAGCAACAACAaagaccag GACGGCAGGAATGACTTCTACTGCTGGCTGTGCCACCGCGAGGGCCAGGTGCTCTGCTGTGAGCTCTGCCCGAGGGTGTACCATGCCAAGTGCCTCAAACTGCCAGCAGAGCCCGAGGGCGACTGGTTCTGTCCAGAGTGTGAG AAAATCACAGTAGCAGAGTGCATAGAGACACAGAGCAAAGCCATGACCATGCTAACGATAGATCAGCTCTCATACCTGCTGAAGTTTGCCCTCCAGAAGATGAAACAGCCAGGG ACTGAGCCCTTCTGGAAGCCTGTGTCTCTGGAGCAGCACCCTGACTATGCCGAGTACATATTCCATGCTATGGACCTCGCAACACTGGAGAAG AATATGAAAAAGAAAATGTATGGCTGCACGGAAGCCTTCTTGGCTGACATGAAATGGATATTGCACAACTGCATCATCTACAATGGTG GTAATCACAAACTAACAGCAACAGCAAAGGTCGTTGTGAAGATCTGTGAACATGAA ATGAACGAAATCGAGGTCTGTCCAGAGTGCTACCTGTCCTCGTGCCAAAAGCGGGACAACTGGTTTTGCGAGCCATGT GGTCATACCCACCCCCTGGTGTGGGCCAAGCTGAAGGGCTTCCCCTTCTGGCCAGCCAAAGCACTGCGGGAGAAAGACGGACAGGTGGACGCACGCTTCTTCGGTCAGCATGACAG GGCGTGGGTTCCCATCAACAACTGCTACCTCATGTCCAAGGAGATTCCCTTCTCTGTGAAGAAGACCAAGAGCATCTTCAACAGCGCCATGCAGGAGATGGAGGTCTACGTGGAGAACATCCGCAAGAAGTTTGGTGTGTTTAACTACGCCCCCTTCCGCACCCCCTTCACGCCCAACAACCAGCTCCAGATGCTGCTGGATCCAGCCAACCCCGGGGCAGGGGCCGTGAAGATGGAGAAACCCGACAAGATGCGCTTCAACTTCGACATGACCGCGTCTCCCAAGATGCTCCTGGGCAAGAGCTCTCTGTCGAGCGGGATGGGGCGGAGGATCTCTCTGACAGACATGCCTCGCTCTCCCATGAGCACCAACTCCTCTGTACACACGGGGTCTGACGTGGAGcaggatgggatggagagagggccCAGGAACCCCCCATTCCACTACAGTGCTGGGGAGGAGTCTATGGACTACACCG CGTCCCCTGCGTCAGTGAAGATGGGCCATGCAGGCAGCTTGACGGGCAGCCCCAAGCCATTCTCCCCTGGTCTGGTGCCCAAGCAGGAGAGGGCCCCGGGCACAGGCAGCATCCTCAACCTCAACCTGG ATCGTGTGAAGGCTGAGATGGACCTGAAGGAGCTCAGTGAGGCagtacagcagcagcagcaacaacaacaacaacaacaggggtCATCACTCCTCACCACCACCCCCAAGAGACCAATCAGGAGCCTGGACAAGACCATCGAGAGCTGCAAGGCCCAACTAG GCATTGATGGGATCTCTGAGGACGTGTATAAGGGTGTGGAACACAGTGACTCAGAGGATTCCGAAAAGTCTGACTCCAGCGACAGCGAGTACCTTAGCGATGAGGAGCACAGACAGAAGAGCGCCGCCCATGACGACAAGGACAAAGCAGAGAGGGAGTCAAGGAAGAGGCCCAAGGCGAGCACACAGGGAGAGGACAAGGAGGCAGTCACAGAGGCCAGGGATAAAAAAAACTCTGAAGCCCTGCTCAAAGACAGACAGGGCATCAATGGCCCAGAGAGAGACTCCCAGGAGAAGCCCAGGACGCCCCAGACTCAGCCCCCCACAGACATGCCCAAGGCCccagaggaggggagggcaggcgCACCCCGGACCCTTGCTGGCCCAGACCAGGACTCAGACTCAGAGAGGGAGCTGGTTATTGACCTGGGGGATGAGCAGGGGGGTCGCGACCGTAAGGCCAGGAGGGAGCCAGGGGGTGGAGTCGCCAAGGCCACGAAGGAGCCCCTTGGCACCAAGCTGGAAG GCAAATTCTCTGCCTCGGTGGCACCCTCTCCAGCCTCTGCCACTTTGTCCAACCTCAAAGACCCCAGTCAGCCACTCATCAACCCTCCACTCAACCTGTCCTCCAGCACAGGCTCTGGTCAGCCCAACACGGCCCTCAGCACCACCCCCTCTCCAGCCCCCACCTCcgcccccaccctctcctccgCCGCGGTCGCCTTGGCAGTGAAGAAACAGCGCCCTCTGCTGCCCAAAGAGACGGCTCAGGCAGTGCAGCGTACGGTGGTGTGGAACCCGGCCAACAAGTTCCAGACGTCGTCCCAGAAGTGGCACATGCAGAAGgtgcagcggcagcagcagcaggaggagcagcCGTCTACGCCAACACAAACACAGCCTCCTGTTCCGGTCCAGGCGCCGACGCAGACCCAGGCACAGACACGCAGCCCACAGCAGCTCCAGTCACAGCAGTTGCCGGGATCTTCCAGTATGCGCTACCAGACCAGACAAGCAGCAAAAG CCGTGCAACAGAAAGATGGTCCCCAGACCTCCACCTCATCAGTCACCTTGGTCACCTctggtccctcctcctcctcctcttacctgGCAGGAGACTTTCAGATCCCCACAGCCTCAGCAGATGTGGCAGCTGACATAGCAAAGTACACCAACAAA ATGATGGAAACGATTAAAGGAACAATGACAGAAATCTACAACGACCTTTCCAAAAGCACTTCAGGAAACACAATCGCAGAG ATCCGGCGGCTGAGGATAGAGATTGAGAAACTTCAGTGGCTACATCAGCAAGAGCTTTCAGAGATGAAGCACAATCTTG AACTGACTATGGCGGAGATGAGGCAGAGtctggagcaggagagggagcGTCTGGTGGCGGAGGTGAAGAAGCAGATGGAGGTGGAGAAACAACAGGCGGTGGATGACACCAAGAAAAAGCAGTGGTGTGCCAACTGCAGGAAGGAGGCCATATTCTATTGCTGCTGGAACACCAGCTACTGTGACTACCCCTGCCAGCAAGCCCACTGGCCAGAACACATGAAGTCCTGCACACAGTCAG CAACAGCTTCTCAGCAGGAACCAGAGGCGGAGTCTACTTCTGACCCTTCAGCCAAACCACCAGGTCACTCCTCCAGTGCCCAGGCCCCTTCTGGTACAGGATCTGCTGCCACAGACAAAGGCCCCTCTCCTACCTGCTGTGTAGACAAGAGCAAGGACAGTGCCAGTGCTACTGTGCCCTAA